One Pararhizobium sp. IMCC3301 DNA segment encodes these proteins:
- a CDS encoding class I SAM-dependent methyltransferase, whose amino-acid sequence MTMTSQSPSVSRPLGRRTWFSEAVLKTALARIIRNGTMTLRLPDGRSLSFGSGNPVVVAKIQDWKTLRRLAFNPDLALGEAYMDGTLNVTQGDIYDFLALWLGNIGLGRGHWLRQMQQRLRWLGRRFTMYNPIGRAQRNVAHHYDLSDDLYELFLDAERQYSCALYETPQDSLEEAQARKMRHIAAKLRLEEGLKVLDAGSGWRCHWSGSPVPMSPV is encoded by the coding sequence ATGACGATGACTTCACAAAGCCCGTCAGTGTCCCGGCCGCTCGGGCGCCGCACCTGGTTTTCCGAAGCGGTGCTAAAAACCGCTTTGGCGCGGATCATCCGGAACGGAACGATGACTCTGCGGCTGCCCGATGGCCGTAGTCTGAGCTTTGGCAGCGGCAATCCCGTGGTTGTCGCCAAGATACAGGACTGGAAAACCTTGCGCCGGCTTGCGTTCAATCCCGATCTGGCATTGGGCGAGGCCTATATGGATGGCACACTGAATGTGACGCAGGGCGATATCTATGACTTTCTCGCGCTCTGGCTTGGCAATATCGGGCTGGGCCGCGGCCACTGGCTGCGGCAGATGCAGCAGCGCCTGCGCTGGCTGGGTCGGCGATTCACGATGTACAATCCGATTGGTCGCGCGCAACGGAACGTGGCACATCATTACGACCTGTCGGATGATCTTTACGAGCTGTTTCTCGATGCCGAACGGCAGTATTCCTGTGCCTTGTACGAGACCCCGCAGGACAGTCTGGAAGAAGCACAAGCCCGCAAGATGCGCCATATCGCTGCTAAGCTGCGGCTGGAAGAAGGGCTGAAGGTGCTGGACGCCGGCTCGGGCTGGCGTTGTCATTGGTCAGGGTCTCCGGTGCCGATGTCACCGGTGTGA
- a CDS encoding cyclopropane-fatty-acyl-phospholipid synthase family protein — protein sequence MVRVSGADVTGVTLSVEQQRYAQARAAREGLSNAVRFLLEDYRLESGRYDRIVSVGMFEHVGAGHYREYFEKLADLLDEDGVALVHTIGSVGEPAAPHPWIRRYIFPGGYIPTLSEITPEIERSRLIVTDLEILRLHYAETLKAWRERFMANRDRAVEIYDERFCRMWEFYLAACEAGFRHNGLVVFQLQLAKKVTALPIMRDYIAEDESRMMTQSRDRADKVVGAPFMQWQSSRAIVAEGPAPVS from the coding sequence TTGGTCAGGGTCTCCGGTGCCGATGTCACCGGTGTGACACTGTCGGTCGAACAGCAACGTTATGCCCAAGCGCGCGCCGCACGCGAGGGACTATCAAATGCTGTCCGCTTCCTGCTCGAGGATTATCGACTGGAAAGCGGCCGCTACGACCGTATCGTCTCGGTCGGCATGTTCGAGCATGTCGGCGCCGGGCATTACCGTGAGTATTTCGAAAAACTGGCCGACCTTCTGGACGAAGACGGGGTCGCGTTGGTTCATACGATCGGCAGTGTCGGCGAGCCTGCCGCTCCGCATCCCTGGATCCGCAGATACATATTTCCCGGGGGATATATTCCGACTTTGTCGGAAATTACTCCTGAAATCGAAAGAAGCAGACTGATCGTCACCGATCTTGAAATCTTGCGGCTGCATTACGCCGAAACGCTGAAGGCATGGCGAGAGCGCTTCATGGCCAATCGTGACAGGGCCGTCGAAATTTACGACGAGCGCTTCTGCCGGATGTGGGAATTCTACCTGGCAGCCTGTGAAGCCGGATTTCGTCACAACGGCCTTGTTGTGTTTCAGCTTCAGCTAGCAAAAAAGGTGACGGCTTTGCCGATTATGCGGGACTATATCGCGGAAGACGAGAGCAGGATGATGACGCAGTCACGCGACAGAGCTGACAAAGTCGTCGGGGCGCCCTTTATGCAATGGCAAAGTTCCCGGGCTATCGTAGCTGAAGGGCCGGCTCCGGTTAGTTGA
- a CDS encoding recombinase family protein, translating to MSRNPVAKYLHENRICPRFNRRSKRQLAARHLKFAGFEKIVTDQVSGASAKRPKLDKLLASLQAGDVLTVWRLDRLGRSLPHLIEVVRDLEAKGAHLHSLTEGIDTTTAQGRLTFHLMGALAEFERSLIVERTQAGLKAVRSRGVGVGRPLSLTAAQIKHAQKLIWSAG from the coding sequence TTGTCGCGAAACCCTGTCGCTAAATATCTGCATGAAAATCGGATATGCCCGCGTTTCAACCGTCGATCAAAACGCCAACTCGCAGCGCGACACCTTAAGTTTGCGGGATTCGAAAAAATTGTCACTGACCAAGTGTCGGGAGCCTCGGCCAAGCGCCCGAAACTCGACAAGCTGTTAGCAAGTCTGCAAGCGGGTGACGTGCTCACGGTCTGGCGGCTGGATCGCCTCGGGCGCTCCCTACCCCATCTGATCGAGGTCGTGCGCGATCTCGAAGCCAAGGGCGCTCACCTGCACAGCCTGACCGAAGGCATCGACACAACAACGGCGCAAGGTCGCCTCACCTTCCATCTCATGGGGGCTCTGGCCGAATTTGAACGGTCATTGATCGTCGAGCGGACGCAGGCAGGCCTCAAGGCGGTGCGAAGTCGTGGGGTGGGTGTTGGGCGTCCCCTTTCCCTCACTGCCGCACAGATCAAGCATGCTCAAAAGCTGATCTGGAGCGCTGGGTGA
- a CDS encoding IclR family transcriptional regulator has translation MSDGQATYAAPALEKGLDILELLAREGQPMGTRQIAAELGRSKAEIFRMVHVLLGRGYIFRDPSTEFLSLSNKLFALGMQTARARNLVSVAAPIIEHFAEEVHQAAHLVVPNRGEAVILAASSGGADMNFSLKLGYHRPLADSHSGLVLMAFQSETVRNRMMTESLTLMNRPPDRTSLWAELTEVLETGSIVHESRDIVGVTDICSPILSNKGEALACITVVAVSRRDAKQNFEAILARQTRACAEIATELEAYSPHVRLQGSAAESELQL, from the coding sequence ATGAGCGATGGACAAGCCACCTATGCCGCTCCGGCTCTGGAAAAGGGTCTGGACATTCTGGAACTGCTGGCCCGCGAAGGCCAGCCGATGGGAACAAGGCAAATCGCCGCCGAACTGGGGCGCTCCAAGGCGGAAATCTTCCGCATGGTCCATGTGCTGCTTGGGCGCGGCTATATTTTCCGCGACCCCAGCACCGAATTTCTCAGCCTCTCCAACAAGCTGTTCGCCCTCGGCATGCAGACGGCCCGCGCCCGCAATCTGGTGAGCGTCGCCGCCCCGATAATCGAGCATTTTGCCGAAGAGGTGCACCAGGCGGCGCATCTGGTTGTGCCCAATCGCGGCGAAGCCGTCATCCTCGCCGCCAGTTCCGGCGGTGCCGACATGAACTTTTCCCTCAAGCTGGGTTATCACCGGCCGTTGGCCGATTCTCATTCCGGGCTGGTGCTGATGGCGTTCCAGTCCGAGACGGTGCGCAACCGCATGATGACCGAAAGCCTGACCCTGATGAACCGCCCGCCGGACAGGACCAGCCTGTGGGCGGAACTGACGGAGGTGCTCGAAACCGGATCCATCGTCCATGAAAGCCGAGACATTGTCGGCGTCACCGACATCTGCAGCCCGATCCTGTCCAACAAGGGCGAGGCGCTGGCCTGCATCACCGTCGTCGCCGTCAGCCGGCGCGATGCCAAGCAGAATTTTGAAGCAATCCTGGCGCGTCAGACCCGCGCCTGCGCGGAAATTGCCACCGAGCTGGAAGCCTATTCTCCTCATGTCAGACTGCAGGGCAGCGCCGCCGAAAGCGAATTGCAACTCTGA
- a CDS encoding amino acid ABC transporter permease, with protein MVGRDQGRVDYNFKFSAIWRYRDLILDGLLLTLQLSVATMVIGLVIGLVVAVMTTAGNAPLRAVARTYVETIRNTPLLVQLFIVFFGLPSIGIRLSANESALIALSINMGAYGAEIIRAGIESIRHSQVEAGRALGLSGVQTFRYVVLFQALKAIYPALTSQFVLLMLTTSIVSAIGATELFHQGAFIESRTYRSFEVYTLITLTYLGLTLLLRAIFAAFYWAVFVRRPSR; from the coding sequence ATGGTCGGGAGGGATCAGGGCCGGGTGGACTACAATTTCAAATTCTCGGCAATTTGGCGTTATCGCGATCTCATTCTCGATGGTTTGTTGCTGACGCTGCAACTGTCGGTCGCGACGATGGTGATCGGGCTGGTGATAGGGCTGGTCGTCGCGGTGATGACCACGGCCGGCAACGCGCCGCTGCGCGCCGTCGCCCGCACCTATGTCGAGACCATCCGCAATACACCGCTGCTGGTGCAGTTGTTCATCGTGTTTTTTGGTTTGCCGTCGATTGGCATCAGGTTAAGCGCCAATGAATCGGCGCTGATCGCCCTGTCGATCAATATGGGCGCCTATGGCGCCGAGATCATTCGCGCCGGCATCGAATCCATCCGTCACAGCCAGGTCGAAGCCGGCCGCGCCCTCGGACTGAGCGGCGTGCAGACCTTCCGTTATGTCGTGCTGTTCCAGGCGCTGAAGGCGATCTATCCGGCGCTGACCAGCCAGTTTGTGCTGCTGATGCTCACCACCAGCATCGTCTCGGCGATCGGCGCGACCGAATTGTTTCACCAGGGCGCCTTCATCGAATCGCGAACCTATCGCTCGTTCGAAGTCTACACGCTCATCACCCTGACCTATCTGGGGCTGACGCTGCTGCTGAGAGCCATCTTCGCTGCCTTCTACTGGGCCGTGTTTGTGCGGAGGCCGTCGCGATGA
- a CDS encoding amino acid ABC transporter permease — translation MIREFSSGDIVYLLLAARWTIGLAVIAALGGGLLGLILACARIVPFRPLNWLAIGYINLIQGTPLLGQLFVLFFGLPLFGFSVDAWTAAALALSLYASAFLGEIWRGSLQSVPSRQWEAGASLGLTYVQRFAYVIIPQAVRISIAPTVGFLVQLVKNTSLTALIGFVELTRASQIMTSATYAPLRVYIVAALIYFVICFSLSQLSQVLERRIHVAR, via the coding sequence ATGATCCGTGAATTTTCCAGTGGCGACATCGTCTATCTGTTGCTGGCGGCCCGTTGGACTATCGGCCTGGCGGTCATCGCCGCCCTCGGCGGCGGCCTACTGGGCCTGATTCTGGCCTGTGCGCGGATCGTCCCGTTCCGGCCGCTCAACTGGCTGGCCATCGGCTATATCAACCTGATCCAGGGGACGCCGCTGCTCGGCCAGCTCTTCGTGCTGTTTTTCGGGCTGCCGCTGTTCGGGTTTTCGGTCGATGCCTGGACCGCAGCGGCGCTGGCCCTTTCGCTCTATGCCAGCGCCTTTCTCGGCGAGATCTGGCGCGGATCGTTGCAATCGGTGCCGTCGCGTCAATGGGAGGCCGGCGCCTCGCTCGGCCTGACCTATGTGCAGCGTTTCGCCTATGTGATCATCCCGCAAGCGGTGCGCATCTCGATCGCGCCGACGGTCGGCTTCCTGGTGCAACTGGTGAAGAACACGTCGCTGACGGCGCTGATCGGTTTTGTCGAACTGACCCGTGCCAGCCAGATCATGACCTCCGCTACCTACGCGCCGCTGCGGGTCTATATCGTCGCCGCGCTGATCTATTTCGTCATCTGCTTCAGCCTGTCGCAGCTTAGCCAGGTGCTGGAGAGGAGAATTCATGTCGCTCGTTAA
- a CDS encoding amino acid ABC transporter ATP-binding protein, with protein MSLVKMENVVKRFGNLEVLKGVSLTVEKGEIVAVIGRSGSGKSTLLRCINALEPVQEGTIIVEDIEVTAPDADHNALRTRVGMVFQSYNLFPHINVERNVMLAMRLVRKTPKQAARETALKMLEKVGLADKLLAYPDELSGGQQQRVAIARSLAMQPTMMLFDEITSALDPELVGEVLKVLESLGKDGMTMMLVTHEMNFARNVADRVIFMHEGRIHEDGPARQVLQEPKTAELQSFINAVLH; from the coding sequence ATGTCGCTCGTTAAAATGGAAAATGTTGTCAAGCGCTTCGGTAATCTTGAGGTCCTCAAGGGAGTGTCCCTGACCGTCGAAAAGGGCGAGATCGTCGCAGTCATCGGCCGCTCGGGTTCGGGAAAATCGACGCTGCTGCGGTGCATCAATGCGCTCGAGCCGGTACAGGAAGGCACGATTATTGTCGAGGATATCGAGGTGACGGCGCCCGATGCCGATCACAACGCGCTGCGCACCCGAGTCGGCATGGTGTTCCAGAGCTACAATCTGTTTCCGCATATCAATGTCGAACGCAACGTGATGCTGGCCATGCGGTTAGTGCGCAAAACGCCCAAACAGGCGGCCCGCGAGACCGCCCTGAAAATGCTCGAAAAGGTGGGACTTGCCGACAAGCTGCTGGCCTATCCCGATGAACTGTCCGGCGGCCAGCAGCAAAGGGTGGCCATTGCCCGCTCGCTGGCCATGCAGCCGACGATGATGCTGTTCGACGAGATCACCTCCGCGCTGGACCCGGAATTGGTCGGTGAGGTGCTCAAGGTGCTGGAGAGCCTCGGCAAGGACGGCATGACCATGATGCTGGTCACCCACGAGATGAATTTCGCCCGCAATGTCGCCGACCGGGTGATCTTCATGCATGAGGGCCGAATTCACGAGGACGGACCGGCCCGCCAGGTCCTGCAGGAGCCGAAGACCGCCGAATTGCAGAGTTTCATCAATGCCGTCCTTCACTGA
- a CDS encoding transporter substrate-binding domain-containing protein — translation MKKMLSTFAGAVLALGTVFAGPTIAADLQDILSAGKVRIGVPIDVPPFGYVDKDNNPIGLDVDVANLIGEALGVEVELQQITGANRIPYLVTDRLDMVISAMGATPERAQQVAFSSPYSALSIGVFGPDSIAVTSPQELGSQSIAVARGTTQDIELTAVAPNANIQRFDDDATAAAAFLSGQAELLATANVVSQNLMANNEGVELNAKFILRLAPTHVGIQQGNPELLRWLDTFVFYHKTTGKLSEITEKWLGQPLPANLPSL, via the coding sequence ATGAAGAAGATGTTATCCACATTCGCAGGCGCCGTGCTGGCGCTCGGCACGGTATTTGCCGGACCGACCATCGCCGCCGATCTGCAGGACATCCTGTCGGCCGGCAAGGTCCGGATCGGCGTGCCGATCGATGTGCCGCCCTTCGGCTATGTCGACAAGGACAACAACCCGATCGGCCTCGATGTCGACGTCGCCAATCTGATCGGCGAGGCGCTCGGCGTCGAAGTCGAACTGCAGCAGATCACCGGCGCCAACCGCATTCCCTATCTGGTCACCGACCGGCTCGATATGGTCATCTCGGCCATGGGCGCGACCCCGGAACGGGCCCAGCAGGTGGCGTTTTCCTCGCCCTATTCGGCGCTGTCGATCGGCGTTTTCGGCCCCGACTCCATTGCCGTGACGTCGCCGCAGGAACTCGGTTCGCAAAGCATCGCCGTGGCCCGCGGCACCACCCAGGATATCGAGCTGACGGCAGTTGCGCCGAACGCCAATATCCAGCGCTTTGACGATGATGCGACGGCCGCCGCGGCTTTCCTGTCGGGACAGGCCGAACTGCTGGCGACAGCCAATGTGGTTTCGCAGAACCTGATGGCCAACAATGAGGGCGTCGAGCTGAACGCCAAGTTCATCCTGCGGCTGGCGCCCACCCATGTCGGCATTCAGCAGGGCAATCCGGAACTGTTGCGCTGGCTCGATACGTTCGTCTTCTATCACAAGACGACCGGCAAGCTTTCCGAGATCACCGAGAAATGGCTGGGTCAGCCGCTGCCCGCCAATCTGCCTTCGCTCTGA
- a CDS encoding succinylglutamate desuccinylase/aspartoacylase family protein has product MARPTTVHTAIDFDKTGKQVGHFSIPHSPQDDAWGAVEVPLCVIRNGEGPTAILMGGNHGDEYEGPIVLGELIRGLDPARISGRLIIIPALNLPAALAGRRTSPVDGLNLNRTFPGDPLGTLTQQITAYVSDYIYPIGDAMLDLHSGGSSLNILPSAIVEPAPDAEHQQRNIDAVLAFDAPLTVVIDNLGDPRTSTATSVRAGMTTVGTEMAGQGAVSPEAVTICRRGVHNVLSHLGILPEPVTKPACRSGQKILRIPGQPGYVFGATDGVFEPYHALGTMVRAGEEAGRIHNLGDPSVPPRILHYAIDGLVYGRRQPGRVVKGNCCVVLATPYEGQL; this is encoded by the coding sequence ATGGCCCGCCCGACAACCGTTCATACCGCAATCGACTTCGACAAAACCGGCAAGCAGGTCGGCCATTTTTCCATTCCCCATTCGCCGCAGGACGACGCCTGGGGCGCCGTCGAGGTGCCGCTTTGCGTCATCCGCAATGGCGAGGGGCCGACCGCGATCCTGATGGGCGGCAATCATGGCGACGAATATGAAGGTCCGATCGTCCTTGGAGAACTGATCCGCGGCCTGGATCCGGCAAGGATCAGCGGCCGGCTGATCATCATTCCGGCGCTCAACCTGCCCGCGGCCCTGGCCGGACGGCGCACCTCGCCGGTCGACGGCCTCAATTTGAACCGGACCTTTCCCGGCGATCCGCTGGGCACCCTTACCCAACAGATAACGGCCTATGTCAGCGACTATATCTACCCGATTGGCGATGCTATGCTGGACCTGCATTCGGGCGGTTCATCGCTCAACATCCTGCCGAGCGCCATCGTTGAACCGGCCCCGGACGCCGAACACCAGCAACGCAATATTGACGCCGTGCTGGCCTTCGACGCGCCGCTGACCGTCGTCATCGACAATCTCGGCGATCCGCGAACCTCGACCGCCACCTCGGTGCGCGCCGGCATGACCACGGTCGGCACCGAAATGGCCGGACAGGGCGCGGTGTCGCCGGAGGCCGTCACCATCTGCCGCCGCGGTGTCCACAACGTCCTGTCGCATCTCGGCATTCTGCCGGAACCGGTCACAAAGCCGGCCTGCCGGTCCGGCCAGAAGATCCTGCGCATCCCCGGGCAGCCGGGCTATGTCTTCGGCGCGACGGATGGCGTCTTCGAACCGTATCACGCGCTGGGCACGATGGTGCGGGCCGGCGAGGAAGCCGGACGCATCCACAATCTGGGCGATCCGTCGGTGCCGCCGCGGATCCTGCATTATGCCATTGACGGGCTCGTCTATGGCCGCCGTCAGCCCGGACGGGTGGTCAAGGGCAATTGCTGCGTAGTCTTGGCAACACCCTATGAGGGACAGCTTTGA
- a CDS encoding threonine/serine dehydratase: MINLGDIEQAAERLQGKIRQTPVIRADQLKSGLGRDLEVTLKLELLQVTGSFKARGATNKLLNTDAGSLARGIVAASGGNHGLATARAGFISGVPTVIYLPDNASPAKIAKLQEWGARTEIVGSVWHEANAAALAHVEKTGAAYFHPFADPHVVAGQGTVALEILEQIEAIDTVLIAMGGGGLISGMATALKALKPEIRVIGIEATGCPVLLKALEAGENRGLDKVTTSVATMACAKTEDSIFEIVRDRVDDIVLVDDDEMLQAAKWLWFEMGLAADLSGAAALAALRQNRIALSPGERVCAIVCGAGPEPIIL, from the coding sequence ATGATCAATCTCGGCGATATCGAACAGGCCGCGGAGCGACTGCAGGGCAAGATCCGGCAGACACCGGTGATCCGGGCCGATCAGCTCAAGAGCGGGCTGGGTCGCGATTTAGAGGTGACGCTGAAACTGGAACTGTTGCAGGTGACCGGTTCGTTCAAGGCGCGCGGCGCCACCAACAAGCTGCTCAATACCGATGCCGGCAGCCTGGCCAGGGGCATCGTCGCCGCCTCAGGCGGCAATCACGGGCTGGCCACGGCACGAGCCGGGTTCATTTCGGGGGTCCCGACGGTCATCTACCTGCCGGACAATGCCTCGCCGGCAAAGATCGCCAAGCTGCAGGAATGGGGCGCGCGAACCGAAATTGTCGGCTCGGTCTGGCACGAGGCCAATGCGGCGGCACTGGCCCATGTGGAAAAGACCGGCGCGGCCTATTTTCATCCCTTCGCCGACCCCCATGTGGTGGCCGGACAGGGTACCGTGGCGCTCGAGATCCTGGAACAAATCGAGGCCATCGACACTGTCCTAATCGCCATGGGCGGCGGCGGGCTGATCAGCGGCATGGCCACGGCGCTGAAGGCGCTCAAGCCTGAAATCCGCGTCATCGGCATCGAGGCCACCGGCTGCCCGGTGCTGCTGAAGGCGCTGGAAGCCGGCGAAAACCGGGGGTTGGACAAGGTGACGACCTCGGTCGCGACCATGGCCTGCGCCAAAACCGAGGATTCGATCTTCGAGATCGTCCGCGACCGGGTCGACGACATCGTGCTGGTCGATGACGACGAAATGCTGCAGGCGGCCAAATGGCTGTGGTTCGAGATGGGCCTGGCCGCCGATCTGAGCGGCGCCGCAGCGCTGGCGGCGCTGCGCCAGAACCGCATTGCACTCAGCCCCGGCGAACGGGTGTGCGCCATTGTCTGCGGCGCCGGTCCGGAACCGATCATCCTCTAG